From a single bacterium genomic region:
- a CDS encoding 1-deoxy-D-xylulose-5-phosphate reductoisomerase has product MSKRALTILGSTGSIGTQALDVVRAHPAHLRVEALSAGANVDLLLRQVAEFHPKWVHLTDERGAERLRAELSGTEVRVLSGPSGLHRIAAEPEVDMVVVATVGWTGVEPTLEAIEAGREIALANKEVLVCAGDIVMEAARRCGVTIWPLDSEHNAIMQCLAAGPVGPRAPLRRIILTCSGGPYRNASAEEIQSATVDRTLDHPTWDMGRKITVDSATLMNKGFEIIEAHHLFDVPLERLQVIIHPQSIIHSIVEYTDGSMIAQMGQTDMRLPIQNILTQPHRRPTMIEPLDLAQVARLDFSEPDMDRFPCLRMAYDAAARGGSVPCVLNAANEVAVQAHLDGRIPVGAIARVIGDVLGRHDAQHRPDLDALRAIDRWGRRVAAEVIENLPGSTGKTETT; this is encoded by the coding sequence ATGTCGAAACGCGCCCTCACAATTCTCGGCTCCACAGGCAGCATCGGTACCCAGGCCCTCGATGTCGTTCGAGCCCATCCGGCTCACCTTCGCGTCGAGGCTCTCAGCGCCGGCGCGAACGTGGACCTGTTGCTGCGCCAGGTTGCCGAGTTTCATCCCAAGTGGGTTCATCTGACCGATGAACGAGGCGCCGAGCGGCTGCGCGCCGAATTGTCAGGCACCGAGGTCCGCGTTCTGAGCGGCCCGTCCGGCCTGCATCGGATCGCCGCCGAGCCCGAAGTTGACATGGTCGTCGTCGCGACCGTCGGGTGGACCGGCGTCGAGCCGACGCTCGAAGCGATCGAGGCGGGGCGCGAAATCGCCCTCGCGAACAAGGAAGTCCTGGTTTGCGCCGGCGACATCGTCATGGAGGCGGCCCGGCGCTGTGGTGTGACGATCTGGCCGCTCGACAGCGAACATAACGCCATTATGCAATGCCTGGCGGCCGGCCCCGTCGGACCGCGGGCACCCCTGCGCCGGATCATCCTGACCTGCAGCGGCGGCCCCTACCGAAACGCCTCTGCGGAGGAAATCCAGTCCGCAACCGTCGATCGGACCCTCGATCATCCCACCTGGGACATGGGCCGCAAGATCACCGTCGATAGCGCGACCTTGATGAACAAGGGCTTCGAGATCATCGAGGCCCATCACTTGTTCGATGTGCCGCTGGAGCGGCTCCAGGTGATCATTCATCCCCAATCGATCATTCATTCCATCGTGGAATATACCGATGGCTCGATGATCGCCCAGATGGGTCAGACGGATATGCGGCTGCCGATCCAGAACATCCTGACCCAGCCCCACCGGCGGCCCACGATGATCGAGCCGCTGGATCTTGCACAGGTCGCACGGCTTGACTTTTCCGAACCCGATATGGACCGATTCCCGTGCTTGCGGATGGCCTACGACGCCGCCGCGCGCGGCGGGTCCGTTCCCTGCGTACTGAACGCCGCCAATGAGGTGGCGGTCCAGGCCCACCTGGATGGCCGGATTCCCGTCGGGGCCATTGCCCGCGTGATCGGCGATGTGCTCGGCCGCCACGACGCGCAGCACCGGCCGGACCTCGATGCCTTGCGCGCCATCGATCGATGGGGGCGCCGAGTGGCCGCCGAAGTAATAGAAAACCTCCCCGGTTCGACCGGCAAAACGGAGACGACGTAA